In Macadamia integrifolia cultivar HAES 741 chromosome 13, SCU_Mint_v3, whole genome shotgun sequence, one DNA window encodes the following:
- the LOC122058991 gene encoding F-box protein CPR1-like, translated as MMMMRSRLRSLTFLPYEVLFDILLRLDVKSICYLRLVSKYINWLTRSPNFIKAHRLKPKPELIIQAPGVTFDPKRKIKDDPFFFFNLSNETRTYFKGHPLTCFHYIRVASSLHGLLLLEESFPSTYFRHYILNPATGEIKQLPPIELGFFDDTNHLCALGYHSGTGEYKVMCLVSRFFELENRRHIVCEVFTIGKDDQWRTARNRPPHSYCDGPRRYPPVLGNDSLHYVAHCSSQRYEQWRRKQPRAASPNYFDGFILSLDVNAEWFQKTPHPHCESGVYSLVEMDGRLCFANHIVSGGITQSLELWTLTDFSNKKRPIWTREKSVGLLWIESPLVYPLSKFANEVMPLGFVEGEMILWWPEERRLFLLNLESGGFRRINEAQEEDLIPPVYRFDQVFHPTHANMVPRIHVNTLVRIPPWSGPLNLS; from the coding sequence atgatgatgatgagaagtAGACTCAGGTCTCTCACCTTCCTTCCTTATGAAGTCCTCTTTGACATCTTACTTCGCTTGGACGTTAAGTCCATCTGTTACCTTCGTCTTGTATCCAAGTATATCAACTGGTTAACCAGAAGCCCTAACTTCATCAAAGCCCATCGTCTTAAACCCAAACCTGAACTCATCATCCAAGCTCCTGGTGTCACCTTTGaccctaaaagaaaaatcaaggatgacccattcttcttcttcaacctctctAATGAAACCAGAACCTACTTCAAAGGTCACCCTTTGACTTGCTTCCACTATATCCGTGTAGCTTCTTCTCTACACGGCCTTCTCCTCCTTGAAGAGTCCTTCCCTTCAACTTACTTCAGACACTATATTCTGAACCCTGCAACAGGTGAGATCAAACAGTTACCACCCATTGAGCTAGGGTTCTTCGATGATACAAACCATCTCTGCGCCTTAGGTTATCACTCTGGAACAGGAGAATACAAGGTGATGTGTTTGGTCTCTCGTTTTTTTGAGCTTGAGAACCGGAGACACATAGTGTGTGAAGTGTTTACTATAGGGAAAGATGACCAATGGAGGACGGCCAGAAACCGTCCTCCACATTCTTACTGTGATGGGCCGCGTAGGTATCCACCTGTTCTCGGGAATGATTCACTTCACTACGTAGCGCATTGTAGCAGCCAACGGTATGAGCAATGGAGACGAAAGCAGCCTAGAGCTGCTTCTCCTAACTACTTCGATGGGTTCATACTTTCTCTAGACGTTAATGCTGAGTGGTTCCAGAAGACCCCACACCCTCATTGTGAAAGTGGGGTCTACTCGTTGGTGGAGATGGACGGTCGGCTTTGCTTTGCGAATCATATTGTATCTGGTGGTATCACACAGAGTTTGGAGCTGTGGACTCTCACTGATTTCTCCAATAAGAAGAGACCGATTTGGACCAGAGAGAAAAGCGTTGGGTTGTTGTGGATTGAGTCTCCTTTGGTGTATCCATTGTCGAAGTTTGCCAATGAGGTGATGCCACTTGGGTTTGTAGAGGGTGAGATGATCCTGTGGTGGCCGGAGGAGCGTAGGTTGTTCTTGTTAAACTTGGAGAGTGGAGGATTTAGGAGGATTAATGAAGCTCAGGAGGAGGATTTAATTCCTCCGGTTTACCGGTTCGACCAGGTTTTCCACCCTACTCATGCAAACATGGTTCCTCGTATACACGTTAATACACTGGTTCGCATCCCACCTTGGTCTGGTCCTTTAAATCTGAGTTAG